GATGTCCAAACAAAAGCGCAATACATACAAGCCACGTAAAGACAATCGATACCTGACAGGAAGAAAGTACTCCGACTTCTTGATATACATGGAAAAGAATCCAAATGCCAAGGTCGTAGAGATGGATACGGTATACAACGACGTGTCCAACGGACCTTTCCTACAGACCTTCAAATTCAGAGAGTATGACCTGTTGATATGTATCTATCAAACCGTAAAGGACTCCTTACATATGTTGGATGGGATCCTATTATTGGAAAAGATATTAGGAAAAGAAATGTTCGAAAAAGAAGCCGAGGTCATATTAACAGACAGAGGAAGTGAATTCGTCCTAGCTGAAGAAGCGGAGATACGTGAAGATGGAACTCGCAGGACACGTATGTTCTACTGTGATTCAATGGCCTCTTGGCAGAAAGGTAGTCTAGAGAACCTACACCTATTGGTAAGAGAGATATGCCCAAAGGGATGTGATCTCCATGCATTGGGACTTACATCACAAGAAAAGGCAAATCTCATCAGTATCCATATTAATTCATATCCAAAAGAAAAGCTGCACGGAAGATCGTCCATACAGCTGCTCCATTTCTACAACGAAGAAATGGCCAAGAAACTCTATGATTTTGGAATTACCGAAATCCCACCAGACGAAGTAATTCTAAAACCATATCTTCTAAAGTAAGAAGATAACCAAAAAGTTTCAGAATCAATCACACACGAAGGATCGGCATATAACTTTCACCAAACAACGAAGTAGAATCAACTCTTACAAATTTTTTGAACAGTAGATTCTGCCTACCTTTCATGCGCTCATTTTTCTGTTACTTCACCTTCATTCTAACTAAAATAAAATCATTTT
This genomic window from Solobacterium moorei contains:
- a CDS encoding helix-turn-helix domain-containing protein, giving the protein MLTKNSHMSYSDRQIIETGIENGSTKQAIATTLGKDKSTIGKEIKFHRVLAYKCNLPLECANYKRCKHERYCTLDCIDYVPFKCTRRDKSPGACNGCGNYRSCRYEKYRYSALDAQHDYQMTLTSSRQGVNATVNDIKQLGELLLPLIKKGQSIYSILQSHKEIKLSEKTIYNYIENGVFQDVGVSIGAIDLKRVVRRKMSKQKRNTYKPRKDNRYLTGRKYSDFLIYMEKNPNAKVVEMDTVYNDVSNGPFLQTFKFREYDLLICIYQTVKDSLHMLDGILLLEKILGKEMFEKEAEVILTDRGSEFVLAEEAEIREDGTRRTRMFYCDSMASWQKGSLENLHLLVREICPKGCDLHALGLTSQEKANLISIHINSYPKEKLHGRSSIQLLHFYNEEMAKKLYDFGITEIPPDEVILKPYLLK